From Klebsiella electrica, the proteins below share one genomic window:
- the trpA gene encoding tryptophan synthase subunit alpha, whose protein sequence is MERYETLFAQLKTRQEGAFVPFVTLGDPNPELSLKIIDTLIGAGADALELGIPFSDPLADGPTIQGATLRAFAAGVNPAQCFEMLAAIRHKHPTIPIGLLMYANLVFSPGIDEFYAQCERVGVDSVLVADVPIEESAPFRQAALRHNIAPIFICPPNADDDLLRQIASWGRGYTYLLSRAGVTGAENRAALPLHHLVEKLAEYNAAPPLQGFGISAPEQVTAALEAGAAGAISGSAIVKIIERNVNDPQTMLAELKAFVQSLKAATR, encoded by the coding sequence ATGGAACGTTATGAGACGCTGTTTGCACAACTGAAAACCCGCCAGGAAGGCGCGTTTGTTCCCTTCGTCACCCTCGGCGATCCGAACCCTGAGCTATCGCTGAAGATCATCGATACGCTGATTGGAGCTGGCGCCGACGCACTGGAGCTGGGGATTCCGTTCTCCGATCCGCTGGCGGATGGCCCGACGATTCAGGGCGCGACCCTGCGCGCCTTTGCCGCGGGCGTTAACCCGGCGCAATGTTTTGAAATGCTGGCCGCGATTCGCCACAAACACCCGACTATCCCGATTGGCCTGCTGATGTACGCCAACCTGGTATTCAGCCCGGGTATCGACGAATTCTATGCCCAGTGCGAACGCGTGGGCGTCGATTCGGTGCTGGTCGCCGATGTCCCGATTGAAGAGTCCGCTCCATTCCGTCAGGCGGCGCTGCGCCATAATATCGCGCCGATCTTCATCTGCCCGCCTAACGCCGATGATGACCTGCTGCGCCAGATTGCCTCCTGGGGCCGCGGCTATACCTACCTGCTGTCGCGCGCCGGCGTGACAGGAGCGGAAAACCGCGCCGCGCTGCCGTTGCACCACCTGGTGGAAAAGCTGGCCGAATATAACGCCGCGCCGCCGCTGCAGGGCTTTGGCATCTCCGCGCCGGAGCAGGTGACCGCCGCGCTTGAAGCCGGGGCCGCCGGAGCGATTTCCGGTTCGGCTATCGTGAAGATCATCGAGCGCAACGTTAACGATCCGCAGACCATGCTGGCCGAGCTTAAAGCATTCGTGCAGAGCCTGAAAGCGGCGACGCGCTAA
- the trpB gene encoding tryptophan synthase subunit beta has product MSTLLNPYFGEFGGMYVPQILMPALRQLEEAFVSAQKDPAFQAEFTDLLKNYAGRPTALTKCRNLTAGTRTTLYLKREDLLHGGAHKTNQVLGQALLAKRMGKTEIIAETGAGQHGVASALASALLGLKCRIYMGAKDVERQSPNVFRMRLMGAEVIPVHSGSATLKDACNEALRDWSGSYETAHYMLGTAAGPHPFPTIVREFQRMIGEETKAQILEKEGRLPDAVIACVGGGSNAIGMFADFIDETNVGLIGVEPAGHGIETGEHGAPLKHGRVGIYFGMKSPMMQTADGQIEESYSISAGLDFPSVGPQHAFLNSTGRADYVSITDNEALEAFKALSRHEGIIPALESSHALAHALKMMRENPEKEQLLVVNLSGRGDKDIFTVHDILKARGEI; this is encoded by the coding sequence ATGAGCACTTTACTTAATCCCTACTTTGGCGAATTTGGCGGTATGTATGTCCCGCAGATTCTGATGCCTGCCCTGCGCCAGTTGGAAGAAGCGTTCGTCAGCGCGCAGAAAGATCCTGCGTTTCAGGCGGAATTTACCGATCTGCTGAAAAACTACGCCGGTCGTCCGACGGCGCTGACCAAATGCCGTAACCTGACCGCGGGAACCCGCACCACGCTGTATCTGAAGCGCGAAGATCTGCTGCACGGCGGCGCGCACAAAACCAACCAGGTGCTGGGCCAGGCGCTGCTGGCTAAACGGATGGGTAAAACCGAAATTATCGCCGAAACCGGCGCCGGTCAGCACGGCGTGGCATCCGCACTCGCCAGCGCCCTGCTCGGCCTGAAGTGTCGCATCTATATGGGCGCAAAAGACGTTGAACGCCAGTCGCCGAACGTGTTCCGCATGCGTTTAATGGGCGCCGAAGTGATTCCGGTGCACAGCGGTTCCGCCACGCTGAAAGATGCCTGTAACGAAGCACTGCGCGACTGGTCCGGTAGCTACGAGACCGCGCACTATATGCTCGGTACCGCAGCGGGCCCGCATCCGTTCCCGACCATCGTGCGTGAATTCCAGCGCATGATTGGCGAAGAGACCAAAGCGCAAATTCTCGAAAAAGAAGGTCGTCTGCCGGATGCGGTGATTGCCTGCGTCGGCGGCGGCTCTAATGCTATCGGCATGTTTGCTGACTTTATCGATGAAACCAACGTCGGTCTGATCGGCGTCGAGCCTGCGGGTCACGGGATTGAAACCGGTGAGCACGGCGCGCCGCTGAAACACGGTCGCGTCGGCATCTACTTCGGGATGAAGTCGCCGATGATGCAAACCGCAGACGGTCAGATTGAGGAATCCTACTCCATTTCCGCCGGTCTGGACTTCCCGTCCGTTGGCCCGCAGCACGCCTTCCTCAACAGTACCGGCCGCGCCGATTACGTGTCGATTACCGATAACGAAGCGCTGGAAGCCTTCAAAGCGCTCTCCCGCCATGAAGGGATTATTCCGGCGCTGGAGTCCTCTCACGCTCTGGCGCATGCGTTGAAAATGATGCGCGAAAACCCGGAGAAAGAGCAGTTGCTGGTGGTTAACCTGTCCGGCCGCGGCGATAAAGACATCTTCACCGTACACGATATTCTGAAAGCGCGAGGGGAAATCTGA
- a CDS encoding HlyD family type I secretion periplasmic adaptor subunit, protein MKRYREFLPAVLEVQDTPPSPAGRGIIWCVMLTMSAAFLWAAWGKVDIVAVTQGKIVVSELSRPVNAAVTAEVAAVMVREGMHVAQGQPLIKFNDGHLQAQIKENRLRQRINRFHIARLTLLNRYYHQGIVTAQLSPAYQQEDVALAEQAALRLTAEIEADRREKAVFDSRRAVLLAQLAEGQGEKALAEKLLPVFREQYQALESLYQKKLTSRDSLLESGKKYTESRHQVVAAETRLQEVRDSLHQTEQEALARTADKTNALAKESAERSDENRVLETQLSQLQSLSAQYLLRAPVSGTVESLVFRDAGGAVEPAQELLKIVPDSGERVAEVMVRNQDVGFLRPGQKAAVKISTFDFTRYGWVTGELRQVSADAVEDRELGLVYRAVISLKQRTLMVEGEEKPLEPGMQVTGEIKTGRRTILSYLLSPVMEALDGVGKQR, encoded by the coding sequence ATGAAGCGCTATCGGGAATTTCTCCCCGCGGTGCTGGAGGTTCAGGATACGCCGCCTTCGCCTGCGGGCAGGGGCATCATCTGGTGCGTGATGTTGACGATGTCCGCGGCGTTCTTATGGGCGGCCTGGGGTAAGGTTGATATTGTTGCCGTGACGCAGGGGAAAATTGTGGTGAGCGAACTGTCGCGCCCGGTGAATGCCGCGGTCACCGCTGAAGTCGCGGCGGTGATGGTGCGGGAGGGGATGCACGTGGCTCAGGGCCAGCCGCTGATCAAATTTAACGATGGTCATTTGCAGGCGCAAATAAAAGAGAACCGGCTGCGCCAGCGTATTAACCGGTTTCACATTGCGCGTCTGACCTTGCTTAACCGTTATTATCATCAGGGGATCGTTACCGCTCAGCTTTCTCCCGCGTACCAACAAGAGGATGTCGCGCTGGCGGAACAGGCGGCGTTGCGGCTAACGGCGGAAATCGAGGCGGACCGTCGTGAAAAAGCGGTGTTTGACAGCAGAAGAGCGGTACTGCTGGCGCAGCTGGCCGAGGGGCAGGGAGAAAAAGCGCTGGCTGAAAAGCTGCTGCCGGTTTTCAGAGAACAATATCAGGCGCTGGAATCGCTGTATCAAAAGAAGCTCACCAGTCGGGACAGCCTGCTGGAGAGTGGGAAAAAGTATACCGAGTCCCGGCATCAGGTGGTGGCCGCAGAAACTCGTTTACAGGAGGTACGCGACAGTCTCCATCAGACAGAGCAGGAAGCCCTGGCGAGAACGGCCGATAAAACCAACGCCCTTGCCAAAGAGAGCGCTGAGCGCAGCGATGAAAACCGGGTGCTGGAAACCCAGTTAAGCCAGCTCCAGTCCCTGAGCGCGCAATACCTGTTGCGCGCGCCGGTCAGCGGAACGGTGGAGTCTTTGGTCTTCAGGGATGCGGGCGGCGCCGTGGAGCCCGCGCAGGAGCTGCTGAAGATAGTCCCGGATAGCGGTGAACGGGTGGCGGAAGTCATGGTCAGGAACCAGGATGTCGGTTTTCTTCGGCCCGGACAAAAAGCGGCGGTGAAAATCAGTACCTTTGACTTCACCCGCTATGGGTGGGTGACGGGAGAGCTCCGGCAGGTCTCGGCTGATGCCGTTGAAGATCGGGAGCTGGGGTTGGTTTATCGGGCGGTGATTTCCCTGAAACAGCGAACGTTGATGGTGGAAGGAGAGGAAAAACCTCTTGAACCGGGGATGCAGGTTACCGGTGAAATAAAAACGGGACGCAGAACAATCCTGAGTTATCTGCTGAGTCCCGTTATGGAAGCGCTGGATGGGGTGGGTAAACAGCGCTAG
- a CDS encoding type I secretion system permease/ATPase: MSSDDNLWQGLRLIARYHGTAVNIRALREQFFVDAEHHITLQLVRAARHCGFRCRYYPRLHVTSRLPLPALVHLPDRGYSVLLAVKDGQWLVQEIDRPQPSVYSPVEGARVGGFLFSQRFSVEKLVSEFNLRWFWQAFMQYRRLVGEVLLASFFIQLLALITPLFFQVVVDKVLAHQSLTTLDVLALGMLGITVAEVVLDGLRTYQLAHTAQRIDVTLSSLLFRHLLALPLAWFKERQAGVTVARVHELKTVREFLTGSALTLCTDLLFMVLFFVVMALYSIPLTLIVIISLVFYAILSALITPSLRRRLNDQFRQGAQNQAFLVESITAIEPLKAMAVEHHMVRRWDTRIAAFVSSSFRTQNLGNIAGQISRFISRATSVAILWYGAQQVIQGDMTVGALIAFNMFAGQVTAPVLRLVQLWQDIQQVSVSIKRLGDILNMPTEQQPASGITLARMKGAVRFAGISFAYHPGGAQVLNSVTLSVRPGEVIGIVGRSGSGKSTLARLMQRLYLPSAGQIFIDGTDIAHTDPQWLRRQVGVVLQETLLFSGTLRENIALAVPDASQQQVMAAAALAGAHEFISELPMGYDTPVGEHGGQLSGGQKQRIGLARALITDPKVLILDEATSALDYESERIIHHNMAEICRGRTVFIIAHRLSAVRLADRIIVMERGGIGEQGTHAALLTQNGLYARLYTLQQGMVG, translated from the coding sequence ATGTCATCGGATGATAATCTATGGCAGGGGCTGCGGCTGATCGCCCGCTACCACGGTACGGCGGTGAATATCCGCGCCCTGCGTGAGCAATTTTTTGTCGATGCGGAACATCACATCACCCTGCAACTGGTACGTGCGGCCCGCCATTGTGGCTTTCGTTGTCGCTATTATCCCCGCCTGCACGTTACCTCGCGCTTACCTCTGCCGGCGCTGGTTCATTTACCCGATCGGGGATATAGCGTGCTGTTGGCGGTTAAGGACGGGCAATGGCTGGTTCAGGAGATCGATCGGCCGCAACCCTCCGTGTACTCGCCTGTGGAAGGGGCCAGGGTCGGCGGTTTTTTATTTAGCCAACGCTTCTCTGTGGAAAAGCTGGTCAGCGAGTTCAATCTGCGCTGGTTCTGGCAGGCATTTATGCAGTATCGCAGGCTGGTTGGTGAAGTCTTGCTGGCCTCATTTTTTATTCAATTGCTGGCATTAATCACCCCCCTTTTTTTCCAGGTCGTGGTCGATAAGGTTTTGGCCCATCAGAGTCTGACGACGCTGGACGTCCTGGCGCTGGGAATGCTCGGTATTACCGTTGCTGAAGTCGTACTGGACGGACTCCGAACTTACCAGCTGGCGCATACCGCGCAAAGAATTGATGTCACCTTGAGTTCATTGCTCTTTCGTCATCTCCTGGCGCTGCCGCTGGCGTGGTTTAAAGAACGACAGGCAGGCGTTACCGTAGCGCGGGTTCACGAACTCAAAACGGTACGGGAATTTCTCACCGGCAGCGCTCTGACGCTCTGTACCGACCTGCTCTTTATGGTGCTCTTCTTCGTCGTCATGGCGCTCTACAGTATTCCATTGACTCTTATCGTCATTATTTCACTGGTTTTTTACGCCATTTTATCGGCGCTTATCACGCCATCTCTGCGCCGTCGTCTCAACGATCAGTTTCGCCAGGGAGCGCAGAATCAGGCTTTTCTGGTGGAGAGCATCACGGCGATCGAACCACTGAAAGCGATGGCGGTTGAGCATCATATGGTCCGTCGCTGGGATACCCGAATCGCCGCTTTTGTCAGCAGCAGCTTCAGAACGCAGAATTTGGGGAATATTGCCGGGCAGATTTCCCGCTTTATTAGCCGGGCAACCAGCGTGGCTATCCTGTGGTACGGCGCGCAGCAGGTTATTCAGGGCGACATGACGGTCGGTGCGCTGATTGCCTTTAACATGTTTGCCGGCCAGGTTACCGCGCCGGTGCTGCGCCTCGTACAGCTATGGCAGGACATACAGCAGGTCTCGGTTTCCATCAAACGGCTGGGGGATATTTTGAATATGCCTACCGAGCAACAGCCTGCGAGCGGCATCACTCTCGCCCGGATGAAGGGGGCGGTAAGGTTCGCCGGGATCAGCTTTGCCTATCATCCCGGCGGCGCTCAGGTGCTGAACAGCGTGACGCTATCCGTGCGGCCAGGCGAGGTGATTGGCATTGTAGGGCGCTCGGGATCGGGTAAGAGTACGCTGGCGAGACTGATGCAAAGGCTGTATTTACCCTCGGCAGGCCAGATATTTATTGATGGTACGGATATCGCTCATACCGATCCGCAATGGTTGCGCCGTCAGGTTGGCGTCGTGTTACAAGAAACTCTGCTTTTCTCCGGCACCCTGCGGGAGAATATCGCCCTTGCCGTACCCGATGCCTCGCAGCAGCAGGTCATGGCTGCTGCCGCGCTGGCCGGCGCCCATGAGTTTATCAGTGAACTTCCGATGGGCTATGACACACCGGTTGGCGAACACGGCGGGCAACTTTCCGGCGGACAGAAACAACGTATCGGCCTTGCCCGCGCCCTGATAACTGACCCGAAGGTATTGATTCTCGACGAAGCCACCAGCGCGCTGGATTACGAGTCTGAACGGATTATTCACCACAATATGGCGGAAATATGTCGGGGGAGGACGGTATTCATTATTGCTCACCGCTTGTCCGCCGTGCGGCTGGCCGACCGTATTATCGTGATGGAAAGGGGCGGGATCGGCGAGCAGGGAACGCATGCTGCACTTCTTACGCAGAACGGTCTGTACGCACGTTTATATACGCTACAGCAGGGGATGGTCGGATGA
- a CDS encoding MarR family winged helix-turn-helix transcriptional regulator: MQDAHNNYDITDFHGALLDIISVMNQPVRDEQLLQAADVQIDQILFPLLVAIGRYGPVGVVELADSLGRDYTTVSRQVKKLEAQGLALKQPNAHDRRISEVTLSERGKTLIERIAVARTRLINQVLAEWAEEEVAALFRLTRKYADSLQRK; the protein is encoded by the coding sequence ATGCAAGATGCACATAATAATTACGACATTACCGATTTCCACGGCGCGCTGCTCGATATCATTAGCGTGATGAATCAGCCCGTGCGTGATGAGCAGCTGCTTCAGGCCGCAGATGTCCAAATCGATCAAATTCTGTTTCCGTTGCTGGTGGCCATCGGACGTTACGGGCCGGTGGGAGTCGTGGAGCTGGCGGATAGCCTGGGGCGCGATTACACCACCGTCAGTCGGCAGGTAAAAAAACTGGAGGCGCAGGGACTGGCGCTAAAACAGCCTAATGCCCACGATCGGCGGATTAGCGAAGTCACCTTGAGCGAGCGGGGAAAAACACTGATTGAACGCATCGCGGTGGCGAGGACACGACTTATCAATCAGGTACTGGCAGAGTGGGCTGAGGAAGAGGTAGCGGCGCTGTTCCGTCTGACGCGCAAATACGCTGACAGCTTGCAGAGGAAGTAG
- a CDS encoding quinone oxidoreductase family protein — protein sequence MKAAVVFDLQQGPVWADFTDPQADARHALVKVNAAAISHVVKGRASGKHYSFDGRLPFVVGIDGVGTLAGGQRVYFAFPMAPWGSMAQWAPVAVENCLPLPDNLDDITAAAMANPGMSAWAALVKRAGLAAGESVLINGATGSAGQLAVQIARFLGARKIVATGRNMQILAALGADVCIDLTADGPTLQAQFSEQAAQQVDVVVDYLWGRSAELLLPALAQHSPGNAPVRYVQVGSLSGAEIALNGAILRAAPLQLIGSGIGSLSMPQLLAATGEMLQAAVAGGFTIATTPLALSEVARAWPRDNSQKRTVFLLS from the coding sequence ATGAAAGCAGCCGTGGTTTTTGATCTGCAACAGGGTCCGGTATGGGCCGATTTTACCGATCCGCAGGCCGACGCCCGTCACGCCCTGGTAAAGGTGAATGCCGCCGCCATCAGCCATGTGGTGAAAGGTCGCGCTTCCGGTAAGCATTACAGTTTCGACGGCCGACTGCCGTTTGTGGTCGGCATTGATGGCGTTGGAACGCTGGCCGGAGGACAGCGCGTTTATTTCGCTTTCCCGATGGCGCCGTGGGGCAGCATGGCGCAGTGGGCACCGGTCGCCGTCGAAAACTGCCTGCCTTTACCAGATAACCTGGATGATATTACCGCCGCGGCGATGGCAAATCCCGGAATGTCCGCGTGGGCCGCGCTCGTGAAACGTGCCGGACTGGCTGCCGGAGAGAGCGTGCTGATCAACGGCGCAACCGGCAGCGCCGGTCAGCTAGCGGTACAGATTGCCCGTTTCCTCGGCGCAAGGAAGATCGTTGCCACCGGTCGAAATATGCAGATACTGGCCGCCCTCGGCGCCGACGTCTGTATCGACTTAACGGCAGATGGCCCGACGCTACAGGCACAATTCAGCGAACAGGCGGCACAGCAGGTTGATGTAGTGGTGGATTATTTATGGGGCCGCAGCGCGGAACTGCTGCTGCCCGCGCTGGCGCAACACAGTCCAGGCAACGCGCCGGTGCGCTACGTACAGGTGGGTTCGCTTTCCGGCGCTGAAATTGCGCTCAACGGCGCGATACTGAGAGCGGCCCCGCTACAGCTGATAGGCAGCGGTATCGGTAGCCTGTCGATGCCGCAACTTCTGGCGGCTACCGGCGAAATGCTGCAGGCCGCCGTTGCAGGCGGTTTTACCATCGCCACCACCCCGCTCGCGCTCAGCGAAGTGGCGCGCGCATGGCCGCGTGATAACAGCCAGAAACGGACCGTTTTTCTGCTCAGCTAA
- a CDS encoding calcium-binding protein has product MAKHKAGEATLSDWLGATSDITLLVAGYTGNPLLAGVATALGVASFLTSEGGQKMAKSLWDAIQKYGIADPDTGGWLLPPHDFLMEQLFGSSGPSMSNAENQASPIIIDLDGDGIETLSVSSGVFFDHDGNQFAENTGWVAPDDGLLIFDRDGNGQIDSGSELFGNNTLLKNGKLAANGYQALQELDENKDGQLNSHDAIWTSLRIWQDGNSNGRVDEGELLSLEEAGVAAIGTGYSMSQYVDVQGNAHRQTGSITHIDGSVGQSTDVWFAANKGYSRYTGDVTLSAEIQALPYIRGFGNMLDLHTAMSLNPQLIALVQQFVADPSAAKASGLIEKLLFTWAGVADIAENSRGSYIDARQLAVLETAAGRGYRNTVNGTVNPLSVAAALLQDEYLRFAAYTEACLLATTVYASDFDFIHLQLSPDLSGLTLNFEAFETHLNTLMQTDMGRYLQVSNVLYAWMEYLPSFADVRVRLGIPEALTFTGSDDVDVVTGKNTNDVLWGGKGNDLLKGGYGDDTYLFNAGDGQDTIFEGSGTDTLRLGEGLLAEQTVLSRQRVQGYDSLVLSFRDRADSVIIQGYFSLDYYQVEQIVFADGTVWDESAVKEMLLAGTEAAQSLQAYREGSEIHAGGGNDVLTGDNGNDALYGEAGDDTLAGLSGDDLLSGGRGNDRLEGGSGNDTYLFAPGDGQDIIYDMNGVDVLRFAPGIRPEQLQLQRRTITGLSGTDTLEITFRDSSDSLTLRDYFISSHAIEQIVFADGTVWDESAVKAMLLAGTEAAQSLQAFREGSEIHAGGGNDVLTGDSGNDALYGEAGDDTLAGLSGDDLLSGGRGNDRLEGGSGNDTYLFAPGDGQDVIYDMNGVDVLRFAPGIRPEQLQLQRRTITGLSGTDTLEITFRDSNDSLTLRDYFISSHAIEQIVFADGTVWDESAVKAMLLTGTEAAQSLQAFREGSEIHAGGGNDVLTGDNGNDALYGEAGDDTLAGLSGDDLLSGGRGNDRLEGGSGNDTYLFAPGDGQDIIYDMNGVDVLRFAPGIRPEQLQLQRRTITGLSGTDTLEITFRDSNDSLTLRDYFISSHAIEQIVFADGTVWDESAVKAMLLAGTEAAQSLQAFREGSEIHAGGGNDVLTGDSGNDALYGEAGDDTLAGLSGDDLLSGGRGNDRLEGGSGNDTYLFAPGDGQDIIYDMNGVDVLRFAQGIRPEQLQLQRRTITGLSGTDTLEITFRDSSDSLTLRDYFISSHAIEQIAFADGTLWLPEDVLNYIEHNIPLPVMDTAESTADIALLKQEICQFLASGDVDDADDAGVAIPLATAQTTAENWRTAIGY; this is encoded by the coding sequence ATGGCTAAACATAAAGCAGGCGAAGCGACTCTGAGCGACTGGTTAGGTGCCACTTCGGATATTACGTTGTTAGTGGCCGGGTATACCGGTAACCCGCTGCTTGCAGGTGTGGCAACCGCGCTGGGTGTGGCCTCTTTTCTGACTTCTGAGGGTGGTCAGAAAATGGCTAAATCTTTATGGGATGCGATTCAAAAATACGGTATTGCCGATCCGGATACCGGTGGTTGGTTATTGCCTCCACATGACTTTCTTATGGAACAGTTATTCGGTAGTTCAGGACCGAGTATGTCAAACGCGGAAAACCAGGCCAGCCCCATTATTATTGACCTCGACGGCGATGGCATCGAAACCTTATCCGTCAGCAGCGGTGTTTTCTTCGATCACGATGGTAACCAGTTTGCGGAAAATACCGGCTGGGTGGCCCCGGACGACGGGTTACTGATATTTGATCGTGATGGTAACGGGCAGATTGATAGCGGCAGTGAACTCTTTGGCAATAATACGCTGCTGAAAAATGGCAAACTGGCGGCCAATGGCTATCAGGCTTTGCAGGAACTGGATGAAAATAAAGACGGGCAGTTGAACAGTCATGATGCAATCTGGACATCGTTACGCATCTGGCAGGATGGTAACAGTAATGGTCGGGTTGACGAAGGAGAGTTACTTTCTCTTGAAGAAGCCGGTGTGGCTGCCATTGGCACCGGATACAGCATGTCACAATATGTTGACGTACAAGGAAATGCCCACCGGCAAACCGGCAGCATTACGCATATAGATGGCTCTGTCGGCCAATCGACGGACGTCTGGTTTGCGGCGAACAAAGGATACTCACGTTACACAGGTGATGTGACCCTGTCCGCTGAAATTCAGGCTCTGCCGTATATTCGCGGGTTTGGGAATATGCTCGACCTGCATACGGCGATGAGTCTTAATCCGCAACTTATCGCACTGGTTCAGCAGTTTGTGGCCGATCCCTCGGCGGCTAAAGCGTCTGGCCTTATCGAAAAACTCCTTTTTACCTGGGCAGGCGTAGCGGATATCGCTGAAAACAGTCGCGGGAGCTATATCGATGCCCGACAGCTTGCGGTTCTCGAAACCGCTGCTGGCAGGGGATACCGGAACACGGTTAACGGTACGGTTAATCCTCTGAGCGTCGCTGCGGCTTTATTACAGGATGAATACCTCCGTTTTGCTGCCTATACCGAAGCCTGCCTGTTGGCCACAACAGTATATGCCAGCGATTTTGATTTTATTCATCTGCAGCTAAGCCCCGATCTTAGCGGCCTGACGCTGAACTTTGAGGCATTTGAGACGCATCTGAATACTCTGATGCAGACGGATATGGGGCGCTATCTGCAGGTGAGCAATGTCTTGTACGCCTGGATGGAATACCTGCCATCCTTTGCTGACGTCCGGGTGAGATTAGGTATTCCTGAGGCGTTGACATTTACCGGCAGTGACGATGTGGATGTCGTGACGGGAAAAAACACGAACGATGTGCTGTGGGGAGGAAAAGGAAATGACCTGCTGAAGGGCGGATACGGGGATGACACCTACCTCTTTAACGCCGGAGATGGGCAGGACACGATTTTTGAGGGCAGCGGAACGGACACGCTGCGGCTCGGGGAGGGGCTGCTGGCGGAGCAGACGGTGCTCTCCCGGCAGCGGGTACAGGGCTATGACAGCCTGGTGCTCAGCTTCCGCGACCGGGCGGACAGCGTGATTATCCAGGGGTACTTCAGTCTGGACTACTATCAGGTTGAGCAGATTGTCTTTGCCGATGGCACGGTATGGGACGAGTCCGCAGTGAAGGAGATGCTGCTGGCGGGAACGGAGGCGGCGCAGAGCCTGCAGGCCTACCGGGAGGGGAGTGAGATCCACGCCGGAGGCGGGAATGACGTGCTGACCGGGGACAATGGCAACGATGCGCTGTACGGTGAGGCGGGGGACGATACTCTTGCGGGTCTGTCCGGGGATGATCTGCTGAGCGGCGGGAGGGGCAATGACCGGCTGGAAGGGGGAAGCGGTAATGACACCTATCTGTTCGCCCCCGGAGACGGGCAGGACATCATCTACGATATGAACGGTGTGGATGTTCTGAGGTTTGCCCCGGGGATCCGCCCGGAACAGCTGCAGCTGCAGCGCCGGACCATCACCGGGCTCTCGGGAACGGACACGCTGGAGATCACCTTCCGGGACAGCAGCGACAGCCTGACGCTCAGGGACTATTTCATATCAAGCCATGCAATAGAGCAGATTGTCTTTGCCGACGGCACGGTATGGGACGAGTCCGCAGTGAAGGCGATGCTGCTGGCGGGAACAGAGGCGGCGCAGAGTCTGCAGGCCTTTCGGGAGGGGAGTGAGATCCACGCCGGAGGCGGGAATGACGTGCTGACCGGGGACAGCGGCAACGATGCGCTGTACGGTGAGGCGGGAGACGATACCCTTGCGGGTCTGTCCGGGGATGATCTGCTGAGCGGCGGGAGGGGCAATGACCGGCTGGAAGGGGGAAGCGGTAACGACACCTACCTGTTCGCTCCCGGAGACGGGCAGGACGTCATCTACGATATGAACGGTGTGGATGTCCTGAGGTTTGCCCCGGGGATCCGCCCGGAACAGCTGCAGCTGCAGCGCCGGACCATCACCGGGCTCTCGGGAACGGACACGCTGGAGATCACCTTCCGGGACAGCAACGACAGCCTGACGCTCAGGGACTATTTCATATCAAGCCATGCAATAGAGCAGATTGTCTTTGCCGACGGCACGGTATGGGACGAGTCCGCAGTGAAGGCGATGCTGCTGACGGGAACAGAGGCGGCGCAGAGCCTGCAGGCCTTCCGGGAGGGGAGTGAGATCCACGCCGGAGGCGGGAATGACGTGCTGACCGGGGACAATGGCAACGATGCGCTGTACGGTGAGGCGGGAGACGATACTCTTGCGGGTCTGTCCGGGGATGATCTGCTGAGCGGCGGGAGGGGCAATGACCGGCTGGAAGGGGGAAGCGGTAATGACACCTATCTGTTCGCCCCCGGAGACGGGCAGGACATTATCTACGATATGAACGGTGTGGATGTCCTGAGGTTTGCCCCGGGGATCCGCCCGGAACAGCTGCAGCTGCAGCGCCGGACCATCACCGGGCTCTCGGGAACGGACACGCTGGAGATCACCTTCCGGGACAGCAACGACAGCCTGACGCTCAGGGACTATTTCATATCAAGCCATGCAATAGAGCAGATTGTCTTTGCCGACGGCACGGTATGGGACGAGTCCGCAGTGAAGGCGATGCTGCTGGCGGGAACGGAGGCGGCGCAGAGTCTGCAGGCCTTCCGGGAGGGGAGTGAGATCCACGCCGGAGGCGGGAATGACGTGCTGACCGGGGACAGCGGCAACGATGCGCTGTACGGTGAGGCGGGAGACGATACTCTTGCGGGTCTGTCCGGGGATGATCTGCTGAGCGGCGGGAGGGGCAATGACCGGCTGGAAGGGGGAAGCGGTAATGACACCTATCTGTTCGCCCCCGGAGACGGGCAGGACATTATCTACGATATGAACGGTGTGGATGTCCTGAGGTTTGCCCAGGGGATCCGCCCGGAACAGCTGCAACTGCAGCGCCGGACCATCACCGGGCTCTCGGGAACCGACACGCTGGAGATCACCTTCCGGGACAGCAGCGACAGCCTGACGCTCAGGGACTATTTCATATCAAGCCACGCAATAGAGCAGATCGCCTTCGCCGATGGCACGCTATGGCTGCCGGAGGATGTGCTGAATTATATCGAACACAATATTCCTTTACCGGTCATGGATACCGCGGAAAGCACGGCAGACATCGCGCTGTTGAAGCAGGAGATCTGCCAGTTTCTGGCCTCGGGCGATGTTGATGATGCGGACGATGCCGGGGTGGCTATACCGCTGGCTACCGCGCAAACGACGGCGGAAAACTGGCGAACGGCCATTGGCTATTAG